A genomic stretch from Enterobacter dykesii includes:
- the hisJ gene encoding histidine ABC transporter substrate-binding protein HisJ, translating to MKKLVLSLSLVLAFSSATAAFAAIPQKIRIGTDPTYAPFESKNSKGELVGFDIDLANELCKRIKAQCTYVENPLDALIPSLKAKKIDVIMSSLSITEKRQQEIAFTDKLYAADSRLVVAKASDIQPTLESLKGKRVGVLQGTTQETYGNEHWAPKGIEIVSYQGQENIYADLTAGRIDAAFQDEVAASEGFLKTPVGKDYKFGGPSIKDVKLFGVGTGMGLRKEDNELREALNKAFAEMRADGTYDKLAKKYFDFNVYGG from the coding sequence ATGAAAAAACTCGTGTTGTCACTATCTCTGGTACTGGCCTTTTCCAGCGCCACCGCGGCATTCGCAGCCATTCCGCAGAAAATCCGAATTGGTACCGATCCAACCTATGCGCCGTTCGAATCGAAGAATTCAAAGGGGGAACTTGTCGGTTTTGACATCGATCTGGCCAATGAGCTGTGCAAACGCATCAAAGCACAGTGTACCTACGTTGAGAACCCCCTGGATGCGCTGATCCCGTCCCTGAAAGCGAAAAAAATCGACGTAATTATGTCCTCACTCTCCATCACCGAAAAACGCCAGCAGGAGATTGCCTTCACCGACAAACTCTACGCGGCCGATTCTCGTCTTGTAGTGGCTAAAGCTTCTGACATTCAGCCAACGCTGGAGTCGCTGAAAGGCAAACGCGTCGGCGTGCTGCAGGGCACCACGCAGGAAACCTACGGCAACGAACACTGGGCGCCGAAGGGGATTGAAATCGTCTCCTATCAGGGCCAGGAAAATATCTACGCTGACCTGACGGCAGGCCGAATTGATGCGGCATTCCAGGATGAAGTCGCGGCAAGCGAAGGCTTCCTGAAAACGCCGGTGGGTAAAGATTACAAGTTTGGCGGCCCGTCAATTAAGGACGTGAAGTTGTTTGGTGTGGGCACCGGTATGGGCCTGCGCAAAGAAGACAACGAGCTGCGTGAAGCGCTGAACAAAGC
- the argT gene encoding lysine/arginine/ornithine ABC transporter substrate-binding protein ArgT: MKKTVLALSLLVGLSAAAGSYAALPQTVRIGTDATYAPFSSKDAKGDFVGFDIDLGNEMCKRIAVKCTWVGSDFDALIPSLKAKKIDAIISSLSITEKRQQEIAFSDKLYAADSRLIAAKGSPIKPTIDSLKGKHVGVLQGSTQEGYANATWREKGVDVVAYQNQDLIYSDLAAGRLDAAFQDEVAASEGFLKQPAGKSYAFAGPSVKDKKYFGDGTGIGLRKDDTELKAAFDKAFAELRKDGTYDKLAKKYFDFNVYGE, translated from the coding sequence ATGAAGAAGACGGTTCTGGCTCTGTCTTTGCTCGTGGGGTTAAGTGCGGCGGCAGGTAGCTACGCAGCGCTTCCACAGACGGTTCGTATCGGTACAGACGCAACCTACGCGCCATTCTCTTCCAAGGATGCGAAAGGCGATTTCGTGGGGTTTGATATCGATCTGGGAAATGAAATGTGCAAACGCATTGCGGTGAAATGCACATGGGTGGGCAGCGACTTTGACGCGTTAATCCCGTCGCTGAAAGCCAAGAAAATCGATGCCATTATCTCTTCTCTCTCCATCACTGAAAAACGCCAGCAGGAGATTGCCTTCTCTGACAAGCTCTACGCTGCGGATTCGCGTCTGATTGCCGCGAAAGGTTCCCCGATTAAGCCCACCATCGACTCGCTGAAAGGCAAACACGTCGGCGTGCTTCAGGGATCGACGCAGGAAGGTTATGCCAATGCGACCTGGCGTGAGAAGGGCGTAGACGTGGTGGCTTACCAGAACCAGGATCTGATTTACTCTGACCTGGCCGCAGGCCGTCTGGATGCGGCATTCCAGGATGAAGTCGCCGCGAGCGAAGGCTTCCTGAAGCAGCCTGCGGGTAAAAGCTATGCATTTGCTGGCCCGTCGGTAAAAGACAAAAAATACTTTGGTGACGGCACCGGTATTGGCCTGCGCAAGGATGATACCGAGCTGAAAGCCGCCTTCGACAAAGCCTTTGCAGAGCTGCGTAAAGACGGTACTTACGACAAACTGGCGAAGAAATACTTCGACTTCAACGTATACGGTGAATAA
- a CDS encoding UbiX family flavin prenyltransferase: MKRLIVGLSGASGAIYGVRLLQVLRNVAEVETHLVMSQAARQTLSLETELSLRDVQALADVVHDARDIAASISSGSFKTAGMVILPCSIKTLSGIVNSYTDTLVTRAADVVLKERRPLVLCVRETPLHLGHLRLMTQAAELGAVIMPPVPAFYHRPTSLDDVINQTVNRVLDQFDIDLPEDLFTRWQGA; this comes from the coding sequence ATGAAACGACTCATTGTTGGGCTCAGCGGCGCCAGCGGCGCGATTTACGGCGTACGTCTGTTACAGGTTCTACGTAACGTGGCGGAAGTCGAGACCCATCTGGTGATGAGCCAGGCGGCGCGGCAGACCCTCTCTCTGGAAACCGAACTCTCCCTGCGCGATGTCCAGGCGCTGGCGGACGTGGTTCACGATGCCCGTGATATCGCCGCCAGCATCTCCTCAGGCTCGTTTAAAACGGCCGGCATGGTTATCCTGCCCTGTTCCATTAAAACGCTCTCCGGCATTGTGAACAGCTATACCGACACCCTGGTGACGCGCGCGGCGGATGTGGTGCTGAAGGAGCGTCGTCCTCTGGTGCTCTGCGTGCGGGAAACGCCGCTGCACCTCGGCCATCTGCGTTTAATGACCCAGGCCGCCGAGCTTGGGGCCGTCATCATGCCGCCGGTACCGGCGTTTTATCATCGCCCGACCTCGCTGGATGACGTGATTAATCAGACCGTTAACCGCGTGCTGGATCAGTTTGACATCGACCTGCCTGAAGATCTCTTCACCCGCTGGCAAGGGGCCTGA
- the purF gene encoding amidophosphoribosyltransferase gives MCGIVGIAGFMPVNQSIYDALTVLQHRGQDAAGIITIDANNCFRLRKANGLVNDVFEARHMQRLQGNMGIGHVRYPTAGSSSASEAQPFYVNSPYGITLAHNGNLTNAHELRKKLFEEKRRHINTTSDSEILLNVFASELDNFRHYPLEADNIFAAIAATNRQIRGAYACVAMIIGHGMVAFRDPNGIRPLVLGKRDLGDGRTEYMVASESVALDTLGFEFLRDVAPGEAVYITEKGQLFTRQCADNPVSNPCLFEYVYFARPDSFIDKISVYSARVNMGTKLGEKIAREWDDLDIDVVIPIPETSCDIALEIARILDKPYRQGFVKNRYVGRTFIMPGQHLRRKSVRRKLNANRAEFRDKNVLLVDDSIVRGTTSEQIIEMAREAGAKKVYLASAAPEIRFPNVYGIDMPTANELIAHGREVDEIRQIIGADGLIFQDLNDLIDAVRAENPEIQQFECSVFNGIYVTKDVDQQYLDYLDSLRNDDAKAVQLQNDLESLEMHNEG, from the coding sequence ATGTGCGGTATTGTCGGTATCGCCGGTTTCATGCCGGTAAACCAGTCGATTTATGACGCGTTAACGGTGCTTCAGCACCGTGGGCAGGATGCTGCGGGTATCATCACCATTGATGCAAACAACTGCTTCCGTTTACGCAAGGCGAATGGCCTGGTAAACGATGTGTTTGAAGCCCGCCATATGCAGCGTCTGCAAGGTAATATGGGGATCGGTCACGTTCGTTATCCAACTGCTGGCAGTTCCAGCGCCTCTGAGGCACAGCCTTTCTACGTCAACTCACCGTATGGCATCACCCTTGCTCATAACGGCAACCTGACCAACGCGCATGAGCTGCGTAAAAAGCTGTTCGAAGAGAAACGTCGCCACATTAACACCACCTCTGATTCTGAAATCCTGCTCAATGTGTTCGCCAGCGAGCTGGATAACTTCCGTCATTACCCGCTGGAAGCAGACAACATCTTTGCTGCGATTGCCGCGACCAACCGCCAGATCCGCGGCGCGTACGCCTGCGTGGCGATGATTATCGGTCACGGCATGGTGGCCTTCCGCGATCCAAACGGCATTCGTCCGCTGGTGCTCGGCAAACGCGACCTCGGCGATGGCCGTACCGAATATATGGTTGCCTCTGAGAGCGTGGCGCTGGATACCCTGGGCTTTGAGTTCCTGCGCGACGTTGCGCCGGGCGAAGCGGTTTATATCACCGAGAAGGGCCAGCTGTTTACCCGTCAGTGTGCCGACAACCCGGTCAGCAACCCGTGCCTGTTTGAATACGTTTACTTTGCCCGTCCGGACTCCTTCATCGACAAGATTTCCGTCTACAGCGCGCGCGTGAACATGGGCACCAAGCTGGGCGAGAAGATTGCCCGCGAGTGGGACGATCTCGACATCGACGTGGTGATTCCTATCCCGGAAACCTCCTGCGATATCGCGCTGGAAATCGCCCGCATTCTGGACAAGCCATACCGTCAGGGCTTCGTGAAGAACCGCTACGTTGGCCGCACCTTTATCATGCCGGGCCAGCACCTGCGCCGTAAGTCCGTGCGCCGCAAGCTGAACGCCAACCGCGCTGAATTCCGCGACAAGAACGTTCTGCTGGTGGATGACTCCATCGTTCGCGGCACCACCTCTGAGCAGATCATCGAGATGGCGCGCGAAGCGGGCGCGAAGAAAGTCTACCTGGCCTCTGCTGCGCCGGAGATTCGCTTCCCGAACGTGTACGGCATCGATATGCCAACCGCCAACGAGCTGATCGCTCACGGCCGTGAAGTGGATGAGATTCGCCAGATCATCGGTGCCGACGGCCTGATTTTCCAGGATCTGAACGACCTCATCGACGCGGTGCGTGCCGAGAACCCGGAAATTCAGCAGTTCGAATGCTCCGTGTTCAACGGTATTTACGTGACCAAAGACGTTGACCAGCAGTACCTCGACTATCTTGATTCGCTGCGCAACGACGATGCGAAAGCCGTCCAGCTGCAGAACGATCTCGAAAGCTTAGAGATGCATAACGAAGGTTGA
- the cvpA gene encoding colicin V production protein, which produces MVWIDYAIIAVIGFSCLVSLIRGFVREALSLVTWGCAFFVASHYYTYLSVWFTGFEDELVRNGIAIAVLFIATLIVGAIVNYVIGQLVEKTGLSGTDRVLGICFGALRGVLIVAAILFFLDTFTGFSKSEDWQKSQLIPEFSFIIRWFFDYLQSSSSFLPRA; this is translated from the coding sequence ATGGTCTGGATTGATTACGCCATCATTGCGGTGATTGGTTTTTCCTGTCTGGTTAGCCTGATCCGTGGCTTTGTTCGTGAAGCGTTATCGCTGGTGACTTGGGGTTGTGCTTTCTTTGTCGCCAGTCATTACTACACTTACCTGTCTGTCTGGTTCACGGGCTTTGAAGATGAACTGGTCCGAAATGGAATCGCTATCGCGGTGCTGTTTATCGCAACGCTGATTGTCGGCGCTATCGTGAATTACGTGATAGGTCAGCTGGTCGAGAAAACCGGTCTGTCAGGAACGGACAGGGTACTCGGGATCTGTTTCGGGGCGTTGCGAGGCGTGCTGATTGTGGCCGCGATCCTGTTCTTCCTGGATACCTTTACCGGGTTCTCCAAAAGTGAAGACTGGCAGAAATCGCAGCTCATTCCAGAGTTCAGCTTCATCATCAGATGGTTCTTTGACTATCTGCAAAGCTCGTCGAGTTTTTTGCCCAGGGCATAA
- the dedD gene encoding cell division protein DedD: MASKFQNRLTGTIVLVALGVIILPGLLDGQKKHYQDEFAAIPLVPKPGDRDEPDMLPAATQALPAQPPEGAAEEVRAGDAAAPSLDPSRLAAASSSDIDPVPVEQPKPVEKPKPVEKPQPKPQQQPQRDKAAEQLAAASETPPPAKQDAAPTGKAYVVQLGALKNADKVNEVVSKLRSAGYRVYTSPSTPVQGKITRILVGPEASKDKLKGSLGELKQISGLSGVVMGYSAN, from the coding sequence GTGGCGAGTAAGTTTCAGAACCGTTTAACAGGAACCATTGTGCTGGTCGCGCTCGGGGTGATTATTCTCCCCGGGCTGCTCGACGGGCAGAAAAAGCATTATCAGGATGAGTTTGCCGCTATTCCGCTGGTGCCGAAGCCGGGTGACCGCGATGAGCCGGATATGCTGCCCGCGGCGACGCAGGCGCTGCCTGCCCAGCCGCCGGAAGGGGCGGCGGAAGAGGTGCGGGCAGGCGATGCCGCCGCACCGTCACTCGATCCGTCTCGCCTGGCGGCAGCGAGCAGCAGCGATATCGATCCGGTGCCGGTAGAGCAGCCTAAACCTGTGGAAAAACCGAAGCCGGTTGAGAAGCCGCAGCCGAAACCCCAGCAACAGCCACAGCGGGATAAAGCAGCGGAGCAGCTGGCTGCCGCATCAGAAACCCCTCCGCCGGCAAAACAGGACGCGGCACCGACCGGAAAAGCGTACGTTGTGCAGCTCGGCGCGCTGAAAAACGCCGATAAGGTCAACGAGGTCGTGAGCAAACTGCGCAGTGCGGGATATCGTGTTTACACTTCACCTTCCACGCCGGTGCAGGGTAAAATTACCCGCATCCTCGTGGGGCCAGAAGCGTCCAAAGATAAGCTTAAAGGTTCGCTGGGCGAGCTGAAGCAGATCTCCGGCCTGAGCGGCGTGGTGATGGGCTACAGCGCGAACTAA
- the folC gene encoding bifunctional tetrahydrofolate synthase/dihydrofolate synthase, with the protein MENKSIPQATSPLAAWLSYLENLHSKTIDMGLERVSQVAARLDVLKPAPFVFTVAGTNGKGTTCRTLESVLMAAGYRVGVYSSPHLVRYTERVRVQNSELPESAHTASFAEIEAARGEISLTYFEYGTLSALWLFRQAQLDVLILEVGLGGRLDATNMVDADVAVVTSIALDHIDWLGPDRESIGREKAGIFRANKPAVVGDPDMPHTIADVANEKGARLLRRGVDWQYEVQDNGWRFSDAQGTLDHLPLPQVPQPNAATALAALRASGLAVSEQAIRDGIQSAILPGRFQIVSESPRLILDVAHNPHAAAYLAGRLKSLPKTGRVLAVIGMLHDKDIGGTLACMETVVDSWYCAPLEGPRGATAEQLMEHLGKGAIYSSVAHAWHAAMADAKPEDTVLVCGSFHTVAHVMEVMDAGRTGGE; encoded by the coding sequence ATGGAAAATAAAAGCATTCCCCAAGCCACGTCGCCCCTGGCCGCGTGGCTTTCTTATCTGGAAAACCTGCACAGTAAAACCATCGATATGGGGCTTGAGCGCGTAAGCCAGGTCGCCGCGCGTCTTGATGTGCTCAAACCGGCACCTTTTGTGTTTACCGTCGCGGGCACCAACGGTAAAGGCACCACCTGCCGCACGCTGGAATCTGTCCTGATGGCTGCGGGTTACAGAGTAGGCGTGTACAGCTCTCCACACCTGGTCCGCTACACCGAGCGGGTTCGCGTGCAGAACAGCGAGCTGCCGGAATCGGCGCATACGGCGTCGTTCGCGGAAATTGAAGCCGCGCGCGGTGAGATCTCATTAACCTATTTTGAATACGGTACGCTTTCCGCGCTGTGGCTGTTTAGGCAGGCGCAGCTGGATGTGCTGATCCTTGAGGTTGGCCTCGGCGGACGTCTTGATGCGACCAATATGGTGGATGCGGACGTGGCGGTGGTCACCAGCATCGCGCTGGACCATATCGACTGGCTGGGGCCGGATCGTGAAAGCATTGGCCGCGAGAAGGCCGGTATTTTCCGGGCGAATAAACCTGCCGTGGTCGGCGATCCGGACATGCCGCACACCATTGCTGACGTGGCAAACGAGAAGGGCGCGCGTCTGCTGCGCCGCGGCGTTGACTGGCAATATGAGGTTCAGGATAACGGCTGGCGCTTTAGCGATGCGCAGGGCACGCTTGACCACCTGCCGCTGCCGCAGGTGCCGCAGCCGAACGCGGCAACCGCGCTGGCGGCACTGCGCGCCAGCGGATTAGCGGTCAGCGAGCAGGCGATCCGCGACGGCATTCAGAGCGCAATTCTGCCCGGGCGTTTCCAGATTGTCAGCGAATCACCGCGCCTGATTCTGGACGTGGCGCATAACCCGCATGCGGCGGCGTATCTCGCGGGACGTCTCAAATCGTTACCAAAAACCGGGCGCGTGCTGGCGGTTATCGGTATGCTTCATGATAAAGATATCGGCGGGACGCTGGCCTGCATGGAGACTGTGGTCGATAGCTGGTATTGTGCTCCTCTGGAAGGGCCGCGCGGCGCGACGGCTGAGCAGTTGATGGAACATCTCGGCAAAGGCGCAATCTATAGTAGCGTGGCTCATGCCTGGCATGCCGCGATGGCGGATGCTAAACCAGAAGATACCGTGCTGGTGTGTGGTTCATTCCACACGGTGGCACATGTCATGGAAGTGATGGACGCGGGGAGAACCGGTGGCGAGTAA
- the accD gene encoding acetyl-CoA carboxylase, carboxyltransferase subunit beta: MSWIERIKSNITPTRKASIPEGVWTKCDSCGQVLYRAELERNLEVCPKCDHHMRMSARNRLHSLLDEGSLVELGSELEPKDVLKFRDSKKYKDRLASAQKETGEKDALIVMKGTLHEMPVVAAAFEFSFMGGSMGSVVGARFVRAVEQALEDNCPLICFSASGGARMQEALMSLMQMAKTSAALAKMQERGLPYISVLTDPTMGGVSASFAMLGDLNIAEPKALIGFAGPRVIEQTVREKLPPGFQRSEFLIEKGAIDMIVRRPEMRLKLASILAKLMNLPAPNPDEPREGVVVPDQEPEA, from the coding sequence ATGAGCTGGATTGAACGAATTAAAAGCAACATTACCCCAACGCGCAAAGCGAGCATTCCTGAAGGGGTATGGACGAAGTGTGATAGCTGCGGTCAGGTTCTTTATCGCGCAGAGCTGGAGCGCAACCTTGAGGTGTGTCCGAAGTGTGACCACCATATGCGTATGTCGGCGCGCAACCGCCTGCATAGCCTGCTGGACGAAGGCTCTCTGGTAGAGCTGGGTAGCGAACTCGAGCCAAAAGACGTGCTGAAGTTCCGCGATTCCAAAAAATACAAAGATCGTCTGGCCTCTGCACAGAAAGAGACCGGCGAGAAAGACGCGCTGATCGTCATGAAAGGCACCCTGCATGAGATGCCGGTTGTCGCCGCTGCCTTTGAGTTCTCCTTTATGGGCGGCTCAATGGGCTCCGTGGTCGGTGCGCGCTTCGTGCGTGCCGTTGAGCAGGCGCTGGAAGACAACTGTCCGCTGATCTGCTTCTCTGCCTCCGGCGGCGCGCGTATGCAGGAAGCGCTGATGTCGCTGATGCAGATGGCGAAAACCTCTGCTGCGCTGGCGAAAATGCAGGAGCGCGGTCTTCCGTACATCTCCGTGCTGACCGACCCAACCATGGGCGGCGTCTCCGCGAGCTTCGCGATGCTGGGCGACCTGAACATCGCTGAGCCAAAAGCGCTGATCGGCTTTGCGGGTCCTCGCGTTATCGAGCAAACCGTTCGTGAAAAGCTGCCGCCGGGCTTCCAGCGCAGTGAGTTCCTCATTGAGAAAGGCGCTATCGATATGATCGTCCGCCGTCCGGAAATGCGCCTGAAGCTGGCGAGCATCCTGGCGAAGCTGATGAATCTGCCAGCGCCGAACCCGGATGAGCCGCGCGAAGGCGTGGTGGTACCGGATCAGGAACCCGAGGCCTGA
- a CDS encoding DedA family protein, whose amino-acid sequence MDVIRFLIDFILHIDVHLAELVAQYGVWVYAILFLILFCETGLVVTPFLPGDSLLFVAGALSALPTNDLNVHLMVVLMVIAAIVGDAVNYTIGRVFGERLFSNPDSKIFRRSYLDKTHAFYERHGGKTIILARFVPIVRTFAPFVAGMGHMSYRHFAAYNVVGALLWVLLFTYAGYLFGDLPVVQENLKLLIVAIIVLSVLPGVIEIIRHKRAAAKQAK is encoded by the coding sequence ATGGACGTAATACGTTTTCTGATTGATTTCATTCTGCATATTGATGTTCACCTGGCGGAGCTGGTCGCGCAGTATGGCGTCTGGGTTTACGCCATACTGTTCCTCATTCTGTTTTGTGAAACCGGTCTGGTCGTTACCCCATTCCTGCCAGGAGATTCACTGCTGTTCGTGGCCGGGGCGTTATCGGCGCTGCCCACTAACGATCTGAACGTGCATCTTATGGTTGTGCTGATGGTGATTGCCGCCATTGTCGGTGATGCGGTCAACTATACGATTGGACGAGTGTTCGGTGAACGGCTTTTCAGCAATCCTGATTCCAAAATTTTCCGTCGCAGCTATTTAGATAAAACCCATGCGTTTTATGAACGCCATGGCGGTAAAACCATTATCCTTGCGCGTTTTGTGCCTATTGTGCGCACATTTGCACCGTTTGTGGCGGGAATGGGGCATATGTCCTATCGTCATTTTGCGGCATACAACGTGGTTGGCGCGCTGCTGTGGGTACTGCTGTTTACCTACGCAGGCTATCTGTTTGGCGATCTCCCGGTGGTGCAGGAAAACCTTAAGTTACTGATTGTAGCGATTATTGTGCTTTCCGTACTGCCTGGCGTTATCGAAATCATTCGTCACAAACGTGCGGCGGCAAAACAAGCGAAGTAA
- the truA gene encoding tRNA pseudouridine(38-40) synthase TruA, translated as MSDVEQKPVHKIALGIEYDGSKYYGWQRQNEVRSVQEKLEKALSQVANEPINVLCAGRTDAGVHGTGQVVHFETTAVRKDAAWTLGVNANLPGDIAVRWVKAVPDDFHARFSATARRYRYVIYNQRLRPAVLSQGVTHFYEPLDAERMHRAAQCLIGENDFTSFRAVQCQSRTPWRNVMHINVSRFGAYVVVDIKANAFVHHMVRNIVGSLMEVGAGHQPESWIADLLAAKDRTLAAATAKAEGLYLVSVDYPDRFDLPKPPMGPLFLAD; from the coding sequence ATGTCAGACGTGGAACAAAAGCCAGTTCATAAAATTGCCCTCGGTATTGAGTACGATGGCAGTAAATATTATGGCTGGCAGCGTCAGAATGAGGTGCGCAGCGTCCAGGAGAAGCTGGAGAAAGCGCTCTCTCAGGTGGCAAACGAGCCGATTAACGTCCTGTGCGCGGGACGTACGGACGCGGGAGTTCACGGCACCGGACAGGTGGTGCACTTTGAAACCACCGCCGTGCGTAAGGATGCCGCCTGGACGCTGGGTGTAAATGCGAATTTGCCTGGTGACATTGCGGTGCGTTGGGTAAAAGCTGTGCCGGATGATTTTCACGCGCGCTTCAGCGCCACGGCGCGTCGCTACCGTTATGTCATCTACAACCAGCGCCTGCGTCCTGCGGTGTTAAGCCAGGGCGTGACGCATTTTTATGAACCGCTTGATGCAGAACGTATGCATCGCGCGGCGCAGTGTCTGATTGGTGAAAATGACTTTACGTCGTTTCGTGCGGTGCAGTGTCAGTCCCGCACGCCGTGGCGCAACGTCATGCACATAAACGTCAGCCGTTTTGGCGCGTATGTGGTGGTGGATATCAAAGCCAATGCCTTTGTACATCATATGGTTCGGAATATTGTGGGCAGCCTGATGGAAGTGGGTGCCGGACACCAGCCGGAGAGCTGGATTGCAGACCTGCTGGCAGCGAAGGACAGAACGCTTGCGGCAGCCACGGCGAAAGCGGAAGGATTGTATCTGGTCTCAGTAGACTATCCGGATCGATTTGACCTGCCGAAACCGCCAATGGGTCCGCTGTTTTTAGCGGACTAA
- a CDS encoding aspartate-semialdehyde dehydrogenase, translating into MSEGWNIAILGATGAVGEALLETLAERQFPVGDIYALARTDSAGEHLRFNCKSVMVQDAAAFDWTQAQLAFFAAGAEATAAYVEEATNAGCLVIDLSGLFSMEPDVPLVVPDVNPFVLADYRNRNVIAVPNSLTSQLLTALKPLIDDGGLSRISVTSLLSASANGKKAVDALAGQSAKLLNGIPIDEDDFFGRQLAFNMLPLLPDREGSVREERRIVDEVRKILQDDGLTISASVVQSPVFYGHAQMVGFEALRPLAAEEARDAFGRGEDIVLSEESEFPTQVGDATGSAHLSVGCVRNDYGMPEQVQFWSVADNVRFGGALMAVKIAEKLVQEYLY; encoded by the coding sequence ATGTCTGAAGGCTGGAACATTGCCATTTTAGGTGCCACGGGTGCCGTGGGCGAAGCCCTGCTCGAAACCCTTGCTGAGCGTCAGTTCCCGGTGGGCGATATCTATGCGCTGGCGCGTACCGACAGCGCAGGTGAGCATCTGCGTTTTAACTGTAAATCCGTCATGGTTCAGGACGCGGCCGCGTTCGACTGGACGCAGGCGCAGCTGGCGTTTTTCGCCGCGGGCGCTGAAGCCACTGCGGCGTACGTTGAAGAGGCGACTAACGCAGGCTGCCTGGTGATCGACCTGAGCGGTCTGTTCTCAATGGAGCCGGATGTGCCGCTGGTGGTGCCGGACGTGAACCCGTTTGTGCTGGCTGACTACCGCAACCGTAACGTCATTGCGGTGCCGAACAGCCTCACCAGCCAGCTGCTGACCGCCCTGAAACCGCTAATCGATGACGGCGGCCTGTCGCGCATTTCCGTGACCAGCCTGCTGTCCGCGTCCGCGAACGGTAAAAAGGCCGTTGACGCGCTGGCCGGGCAGAGCGCGAAGCTGCTGAACGGTATCCCGATTGACGAAGATGATTTTTTTGGCCGCCAGCTGGCGTTCAACATGCTGCCGCTGCTGCCGGATCGCGAGGGCTCCGTGCGCGAAGAGCGCCGTATCGTCGATGAAGTGCGTAAAATTCTGCAGGACGATGGCCTGACGATCTCCGCGAGCGTCGTGCAGTCTCCGGTCTTCTACGGCCACGCGCAGATGGTCGGCTTTGAAGCTCTCCGTCCGCTGGCGGCAGAAGAGGCGCGCGACGCGTTTGGCCGCGGTGAAGACATCGTGCTCTCTGAAGAGAGCGAGTTCCCGACGCAGGTTGGTGATGCCACCGGTAGCGCGCATCTTTCCGTTGGCTGCGTGCGTAACGATTACGGGATGCCGGAGCAGGTTCAGTTCTGGTCCGTTGCCGATAACGTTCGCTTCGGCGGCGCGCTGATGGCGGTCAAAATCGCTGAAAAACTGGTGCAGGAGTACCTGTACTGA